The stretch of DNA aagttttcagtgattttaaggtttttgtcCAGACGGTTCAGGCGTCTCAATTACATGCAAATAACATCAATGCTGTAggctgccatggcaacacagTGTGAAGTTGTAACAGACGAATCTCATCACCGTGAAGTGTGTTTATCACACTGAGAGGAGACGCTGTGTCCCGCGAGCACCGCGGCAGCAGAGCCGGAGACAGAAACGATCTGAAAACCAAAATTCTGCTCAATTTACCTTTAAAGAGACACGCCAGGCACCAAATATCAGGACGTCACAGCGTCCCCTCATAAATGTCCCGTCTGAACAAAGACCTCAAACTGTCCTCTGTCTAAACAACGGATGCGTCAGTGATGTGTCTCTCTCGTGGACAGAAAACGCGCTGCTGGAGGACGACAACACCTTCCACCTGGTGCGGCCGGCCGATGAGATCGATGAGGTGAAGTCAAAGCGGGGCAGCATGAAGGACAAGGCCATGACCAAAGCCATCACCGAGATCTACCTGACCAGACTGCTGTCCGTCAAGGTGAGGCGGCGAGGGGCTCCACGCGGCGACCCCGTCTGCACACCGTCAGCCACCGCTCGCCAAAACGTCCGCTGTCTTCAGAGGAGCTCAGTTTGCAGAGACCGAGGAGTGTAAAGAGTTAATTAATGATGAATGACGTCAGGCAGCAAATACAGCAGATttaaaagagagggaaagacagaatacacacatatatatgcagATACAAATGTACTgctaaaaaagtataaatatgaatatgaatataaaaacataaaatagaaaaattatacatatataaaaatgt from Plectropomus leopardus isolate mb unplaced genomic scaffold, YSFRI_Pleo_2.0 unplaced_scaffold23450, whole genome shotgun sequence encodes:
- the LOC121966193 gene encoding plexin-B2-like, with product NQTSFFSLYLIFCVFQVRDNATLVLSRVLHTQSFHQHQDSYEEKNALLEDDNTFHLVRPADEIDEVKSKRGSMKDKAMTKAITEIYLTRLLSVKVRRRGAPRGDPVCTPSATARQNVRCLQRSSVCRDRGV